Proteins encoded in a region of the Pontibacter sp. SGAir0037 genome:
- a CDS encoding DUF5916 domain-containing protein, translated as MAQVSLPDTIRTNFTEAGIQLDGILDEPAWKEATRISNFTQRELNEGELATERTEVAVVYTQKALYIGAWCYDREPDKIIAKELRRDFNHSVDDNFEVIIDTYLDKRNGFLFIVNPNGARKDAQVLNNGGSFNVNWNGVWNVKTSITAEGWFAEFEIPFSTLKFRSGLEQQVWGINFERNIRRKREQILWQGWSRDSELEFVNRAGALKGLSNIEDKAFVEVKPYGIAGMQLNRRDANKGVLNAGGDVNYLVTPTLRLNLTVNTDFAQVEADRAQINLTRFPVFFPERREFFLEGEDYFDMGLGDRIIGFYSRRIGLNQNREPVSIIAGARMLGKINNSTVGAMSLQTAEQGSGENHSPTTNYTVLSWRQDVLKQSSVGIMSTNKYAQGRHHSTTGGYARYSTSSLFGDKNLMAGGAYARNYNSDGTPADASAHRFFVSYPNDRIQFDAAWNRSATNFNPEVGFLSRDNFQEFYTELEFRPRPTKNFLRWIRQFSFKPLDMNWFIYDDTKQMQSFFYEIRPLGFETRGGESFEFNIQRRGEGVREPFEIGRGIFIQPGDYWQTRYEIQASTFSSREFSVGTAVNWGRFYDGKITESAFGLNWRASRYLNANLNYEHNWVSLPEGSFHARLVNSQIAYALSPNVFGSLFGQWNDEDREAILNYRLHIIPRIGTDFFFIVNQLYDTSGLGWKLTQTLIIGKLIWRFVL; from the coding sequence GTGGCGCAGGTGAGTCTGCCTGATACTATCCGGACTAACTTCACAGAAGCAGGGATCCAGCTCGATGGCATCCTGGATGAGCCTGCCTGGAAAGAAGCTACCCGGATCTCTAATTTTACCCAGCGGGAGTTAAACGAGGGTGAGCTGGCCACCGAACGCACGGAGGTGGCTGTGGTGTACACGCAGAAGGCCCTCTACATCGGAGCCTGGTGCTACGACCGGGAGCCAGATAAAATAATCGCAAAGGAACTTAGAAGGGACTTCAACCACAGTGTGGATGATAACTTCGAGGTCATCATTGATACGTACCTCGACAAGCGGAACGGTTTTCTGTTCATCGTCAACCCTAACGGGGCCCGCAAAGATGCCCAGGTTTTAAATAATGGGGGCAGCTTTAACGTCAACTGGAATGGGGTCTGGAATGTAAAGACCTCCATCACCGCGGAAGGATGGTTTGCTGAGTTTGAAATACCCTTCTCCACCTTAAAATTCAGGTCAGGTCTTGAACAGCAGGTTTGGGGGATAAACTTCGAACGTAACATCCGCCGGAAACGGGAACAAATCCTGTGGCAGGGGTGGTCGAGGGATTCAGAATTGGAGTTTGTCAATCGGGCAGGAGCGTTGAAAGGATTGAGCAACATTGAAGACAAGGCTTTTGTGGAGGTGAAACCCTATGGCATTGCCGGAATGCAACTCAACAGAAGAGATGCTAATAAAGGGGTGCTCAATGCGGGTGGGGATGTGAATTACTTGGTGACACCTACGCTCCGGCTAAACCTTACGGTCAACACCGACTTTGCACAGGTGGAGGCGGACCGGGCGCAAATCAACCTGACCCGGTTCCCGGTGTTTTTCCCGGAGCGGCGTGAGTTTTTCCTGGAGGGGGAAGACTACTTTGACATGGGGCTCGGTGACCGGATAATAGGCTTTTATAGCAGAAGGATAGGGCTTAACCAAAACCGAGAGCCGGTGTCCATTATAGCAGGGGCAAGGATGTTGGGCAAGATCAACAACTCCACGGTTGGGGCGATGAGCTTACAGACGGCCGAACAAGGCAGCGGGGAAAACCATTCCCCCACTACCAATTATACGGTGCTAAGCTGGCGGCAGGATGTGCTAAAGCAGTCAAGCGTAGGTATCATGTCTACGAACAAATACGCCCAGGGACGTCATCACAGCACCACAGGGGGATACGCCCGCTACAGTACCTCTTCCCTTTTCGGAGACAAGAACCTGATGGCTGGCGGAGCTTACGCCCGAAACTATAACTCAGATGGCACGCCGGCTGACGCCAGCGCTCACCGTTTCTTTGTCAGCTACCCCAATGACCGCATCCAGTTTGACGCAGCCTGGAACCGCAGTGCGACCAACTTTAACCCGGAGGTAGGTTTCCTGAGTCGGGATAACTTTCAGGAGTTTTACACCGAGCTGGAGTTCCGGCCCCGCCCCACCAAGAACTTCCTGCGCTGGATCAGGCAGTTCAGTTTTAAGCCGCTGGACATGAACTGGTTCATTTACGATGACACCAAGCAGATGCAGAGCTTCTTCTACGAGATCAGGCCGCTGGGCTTCGAGACAAGGGGCGGCGAGTCTTTCGAGTTTAATATTCAGCGCCGCGGGGAGGGAGTCAGGGAGCCCTTTGAGATTGGCAGAGGGATTTTTATACAGCCAGGTGACTATTGGCAAACCCGGTATGAGATACAAGCCAGCACCTTTTCTAGCCGGGAGTTCTCGGTAGGCACTGCCGTTAATTGGGGCAGGTTCTATGACGGTAAAATAACAGAAAGTGCCTTCGGCCTCAATTGGCGTGCAAGCCGTTACCTGAACGCCAACCTAAATTACGAACATAATTGGGTGAGCCTGCCGGAAGGGAGCTTCCATGCCAGGTTAGTCAACAGCCAAATCGCTTATGCGCTGAGCCCGAATGTATTCGGCTCCCTGTTTGGCCAATGGAACGATGAGGACAGGGAAGCCATTTTGAACTACCGGCTCCACATCATCCCCAGGATAGGCACGGATTTCTTCTTTATCGTGAACCAGCTCTACGACACCTCCGGCCTGGGATGGAAGCTGACCCAGACGCTCATTATCGGCAAATTGATTTGGCGGTTCGTGCTATGA
- a CDS encoding ABC transporter permease translates to MDGIKDIQWPFLLLGYLLLLLPLALLGYYRTGLIKPTLMAVARMTIQLSLVGLYLEFIFKLDNVWVNLLWIILMVAFASLAVISRTSLTHRLYLIPVFWAIGLSLTVIVAYFFTVVIRLENYFEARYLIPITGMLLGNCMHSNIIGLNAYYSRLRLEQQLYRYALANGATRGEALHPFVRDALVKAFNPSIASMAVIGLVSLPGMMTGQILGGSDPSVAIKYQLMIMVTIFTSSLLTVLLTIFFANRYAFDAYDNFKLDSLKPQ, encoded by the coding sequence GTGGACGGGATAAAGGATATACAATGGCCTTTTTTACTGCTCGGTTACCTGTTGCTGCTGCTGCCCCTTGCCCTGCTGGGGTACTACCGTACGGGACTGATAAAGCCCACTCTTATGGCGGTGGCCAGAATGACAATCCAATTGTCTCTGGTAGGCCTTTACCTGGAGTTTATCTTCAAGCTGGACAACGTCTGGGTCAACCTGCTCTGGATCATCCTGATGGTGGCTTTTGCCTCGCTGGCGGTTATCAGCAGGACCAGCCTTACGCATAGGCTTTATCTTATACCTGTTTTCTGGGCCATTGGCCTTAGTCTCACCGTGATAGTAGCGTACTTTTTCACTGTAGTGATCAGGCTGGAGAACTACTTTGAAGCTCGGTACCTGATTCCAATTACCGGTATGTTGCTGGGTAACTGCATGCACAGCAACATCATCGGACTGAATGCTTACTATAGCAGACTCCGCCTGGAACAGCAGCTATACCGCTACGCGCTGGCTAACGGCGCCACCCGCGGAGAAGCACTTCACCCCTTTGTACGGGATGCTCTGGTCAAGGCCTTCAACCCCTCTATCGCCAGCATGGCCGTGATTGGCCTGGTGTCGCTGCCTGGGATGATGACAGGGCAGATATTGGGCGGAAGCGACCCTAGTGTGGCCATAAAATACCAGCTCATGATCATGGTCACCATTTTCACCTCCTCCCTTCTCACGGTACTCCTGACGATTTTCTTCGCTAACCGATATGCCTTTGATGCCTATGATAATTTCAAGCTTGACAGCCTCAAGCCCCAGTAG
- a CDS encoding ATP-binding cassette domain-containing protein: protein MIHAKDVVVRFDQETVLDNLSFKVGQSDKVAVKGPSGSGKSTLLHVLMGFVIPESGEIIIAGHPLSQEHIQKIRSQIAWLPQELPLLLDRVRDLLLMPFSFARNKHLLPSDREVAEVFEAFRLETTLLNKPLQEISGGQKQRVALASCVLMKRPLLLLDEPTSALDAVTKQCVMDYLFNLREVTILALSHDQEWIARSDGVISLGNASHH, encoded by the coding sequence ATGATTCATGCCAAAGATGTAGTAGTTAGGTTTGATCAGGAGACTGTTCTGGATAATTTGTCTTTTAAAGTGGGACAAAGCGATAAAGTGGCCGTAAAGGGGCCGTCAGGATCGGGGAAAAGTACCCTGCTGCATGTGCTGATGGGTTTTGTGATACCAGAAAGCGGTGAAATAATCATTGCAGGGCACCCTTTGAGCCAAGAGCATATTCAGAAGATACGTTCCCAAATAGCCTGGCTACCCCAGGAGCTGCCCCTGCTCCTTGATCGGGTGCGGGATTTGTTGCTGATGCCTTTCTCCTTTGCCCGCAACAAGCACCTGCTGCCATCTGACAGGGAGGTAGCAGAGGTTTTTGAGGCTTTCCGGCTGGAGACCACCTTACTGAACAAACCTTTGCAGGAGATATCGGGTGGGCAGAAGCAACGGGTCGCATTAGCATCCTGTGTGCTGATGAAAAGGCCCCTGCTTCTGCTGGATGAACCAACCTCCGCGCTGGATGCTGTGACGAAGCAGTGCGTCATGGACTACCTTTTTAATCTTCGGGAAGTAACGATACTGGCGCTTTCTCATGACCAGGAATGGATTGCCCGTTCCGATGGGGTTATCTCTTTAGGAAACGCGTCACATCATTAA
- a CDS encoding DUF1259 domain-containing protein: MKNIINRRQALRATALLGTLPLIGIPELQAAPQKGKTPPLSSQEIAAIEAAMGKKGTYKEAEATHTTALPRNDLKVKIKGEAVPISFGFGGWAAIKKTVDGKTAMLMSDTVLLQEEVNPLISAAHANGLEVSAIHNHFFYEEPRIFYMHLHGMGTPAELAKKFAATISQSKISPANQPKTTTAVGSAGDQRFYTPALDGIVGHKGTVNGPTYKYTVGREDLTIMAMGTELTPSIGLNSWASFAGDRDNAHVAGDIAMLEPEVNPVIAALRRNNLEVVALHNHMLGDDPRMIFLHYYGRGQARELAKGFRAALDELGRHGKAMNHKKH; this comes from the coding sequence ATGAAGAACATCATAAACCGTCGACAGGCCCTTCGTGCTACTGCGTTACTGGGCACGCTGCCCCTTATAGGTATACCTGAGTTACAGGCAGCCCCGCAAAAAGGGAAAACACCTCCTCTTAGCTCGCAGGAGATTGCGGCCATTGAAGCTGCCATGGGTAAGAAAGGAACTTATAAAGAGGCCGAAGCCACGCATACCACGGCGCTGCCTAGAAATGATTTAAAGGTCAAGATAAAGGGCGAAGCCGTACCGATTTCCTTCGGATTTGGTGGCTGGGCCGCTATTAAGAAAACCGTGGATGGTAAGACCGCGATGCTGATGAGCGACACGGTGCTGCTGCAGGAGGAGGTAAACCCTTTGATCTCCGCGGCCCATGCCAATGGCTTGGAGGTAAGCGCTATCCACAACCATTTCTTTTACGAAGAACCGCGCATCTTTTACATGCACCTGCATGGGATGGGTACCCCGGCAGAGCTGGCAAAGAAGTTTGCCGCGACCATCAGCCAAAGCAAGATCTCCCCTGCAAACCAACCCAAAACCACTACAGCTGTTGGTTCGGCGGGGGATCAAAGATTTTACACACCAGCCCTGGATGGCATCGTCGGGCATAAAGGCACGGTGAACGGCCCCACCTACAAATACACCGTGGGACGTGAAGATTTAACCATCATGGCCATGGGTACGGAGCTGACGCCATCCATCGGGTTGAACTCCTGGGCCTCCTTTGCCGGGGATAGAGATAATGCCCACGTAGCTGGAGATATTGCGATGCTGGAACCTGAAGTAAACCCTGTGATAGCGGCTCTCCGTCGAAATAATCTGGAAGTGGTGGCCCTGCACAACCATATGCTCGGCGACGACCCGCGCATGATATTTCTGCACTATTATGGGCGTGGGCAGGCGAGAGAATTGGCAAAGGGCTTCCGGGCAGCACTTGACGAGTTGGGCAGGCATGGCAAGGCAATGAACCATAAAAAGCATTGA
- a CDS encoding ABC transporter ATP-binding protein: MAEVELRNVSKSYGKKQVLQDITVEVKKGDLACLLGSSGSGKTTILKLLAGFEAPDSGEISIGGEVVSGNGKVTVAPHKRGIGYIFQDLALWPHMTAFENIAFGLKARKEPDYRIKVQETAEWLGVKDSLDKYPSQLSGGQQQLVAIGRSLVLQPRVLLMDEPLANLDVKLKKVVREKIIELKEALGITIIYVSHDHREAFSLASQLIILNGASVEATGTPEEIRQSDSAFIKYFIEL, from the coding sequence ATGGCAGAAGTTGAGCTGAGGAATGTTTCTAAATCTTACGGGAAGAAACAGGTACTCCAGGATATTACGGTAGAGGTTAAGAAAGGCGACCTTGCCTGCCTTTTAGGCAGTTCTGGTTCCGGGAAGACCACTATCTTAAAATTGCTGGCCGGGTTTGAGGCACCGGACAGCGGGGAGATAAGCATCGGTGGTGAGGTAGTGAGCGGCAACGGGAAAGTGACTGTCGCACCTCATAAGAGGGGAATCGGCTACATCTTCCAGGACCTGGCGCTGTGGCCGCACATGACGGCATTCGAGAACATAGCTTTCGGGCTAAAGGCCAGGAAGGAGCCAGATTATAGAATAAAAGTCCAGGAGACGGCAGAATGGCTTGGCGTGAAAGACTCGCTGGACAAGTACCCCTCCCAGTTATCAGGCGGCCAGCAACAATTAGTCGCTATTGGGCGAAGCCTAGTGCTCCAGCCCAGAGTCCTGCTGATGGATGAGCCGCTGGCCAACCTGGATGTGAAGCTGAAGAAAGTGGTGCGAGAAAAGATAATTGAGCTAAAGGAAGCGCTGGGGATTACCATTATCTACGTGTCCCATGACCACCGGGAGGCTTTTTCCCTGGCCTCCCAACTGATCATCCTCAACGGGGCCAGCGTGGAAGCAACAGGCACCCCGGAAGAGATACGGCAATCGGACAGTGCGTTCATTAAATACTTTATAGAGCTGTGA
- a CDS encoding iron ABC transporter permease yields the protein MSRIYLWALSFLFVAIALLPILYLVSHSLGIGSEIELGAYTALLRGRTVRLLLHTVGIGAAVAISATFLGLVLGFIISKNNLRHGQLLTILLLVPLFLPPYIFAVAWVDFFVVLGMSPSVIYSPAGAIFVLTIIYTPIAMLLLSNSLQNINASLEEAAMIMVPYREAFFRIILPLVKPALLSSGLLIFILAISEFSVPAFLSVQVMTTEIFTQFSAFYDFDSAIILSGSLIFLCTIGLLAESSYLTDKPFLTIGSRNGRSGYTASDKDKKKWLAVAGGYLFCSTLVPIALLAVQALSPGLQHLAQAFDYLKAEMWQTFLYACWGALLLVLFGFGFSYLKGRKTARAVDFMLILSFALPSVVTGIALIRYYNTPALNFIYTSPLIIIIAYLMRYLFVAEKILHNRLMQIPASLEQAALVSGATKWGALWQITVPLVADALFGAFVISFIFCMGELGTAIMVYPPGTSLLPIKIFTIMANAPQSLTSAMCLVALLFTGSVTGGLFALWYIKRRVTARYGRS from the coding sequence ATGAGCAGAATTTACCTCTGGGCTTTATCATTCCTGTTTGTGGCAATAGCGTTATTGCCCATCCTTTACCTGGTGTCACATTCTCTGGGAATCGGAAGTGAAATAGAGCTGGGGGCATACACTGCCTTGCTGAGAGGCCGGACGGTTCGGCTTTTGCTCCACACTGTTGGCATAGGGGCAGCCGTGGCGATCAGCGCGACCTTTTTAGGGTTGGTGCTGGGGTTTATCATCAGCAAGAACAACCTGCGGCATGGGCAGCTGCTCACCATCCTGCTGTTGGTCCCGCTGTTCCTGCCCCCCTACATCTTTGCTGTGGCCTGGGTTGACTTTTTTGTGGTGCTGGGCATGAGCCCCAGTGTTATTTATAGCCCGGCTGGAGCCATTTTCGTTCTTACCATCATCTACACACCCATTGCCATGCTCCTGCTTTCTAACTCTCTCCAGAATATAAATGCCAGCCTGGAGGAGGCGGCCATGATCATGGTACCCTATAGAGAGGCCTTCTTCCGCATCATTCTGCCCTTGGTTAAGCCTGCTCTCCTATCTTCCGGCCTGCTTATCTTTATCTTAGCCATATCCGAGTTTTCTGTTCCTGCTTTTCTGTCGGTACAGGTGATGACGACGGAGATATTTACACAATTCTCGGCTTTCTATGATTTCGACTCGGCCATCATCCTGTCAGGCTCCCTAATTTTTCTTTGCACCATCGGGTTGCTGGCAGAGTCAAGCTATTTGACAGACAAGCCTTTCCTGACGATAGGAAGCCGAAACGGACGGTCCGGGTATACCGCCTCCGATAAGGATAAAAAGAAATGGCTGGCTGTCGCAGGGGGCTACCTCTTTTGCTCAACACTGGTCCCTATCGCTTTACTGGCCGTGCAGGCGCTCTCTCCTGGGTTGCAGCACCTGGCACAGGCTTTCGACTACCTGAAGGCAGAGATGTGGCAAACGTTTTTATACGCCTGTTGGGGTGCTTTGCTCCTCGTCCTGTTTGGTTTTGGATTTTCCTACCTGAAAGGAAGAAAGACCGCCCGGGCTGTGGATTTTATGTTAATCCTCTCTTTCGCTTTGCCTTCTGTGGTAACAGGAATAGCTCTGATCAGATACTATAACACGCCTGCCCTCAACTTCATCTACACCAGCCCGCTCATCATCATCATCGCTTACCTGATGCGGTACCTGTTCGTGGCGGAGAAAATCCTGCATAACCGGCTGATGCAGATTCCGGCCAGCCTGGAGCAGGCGGCCCTGGTGAGCGGCGCCACAAAGTGGGGGGCGCTCTGGCAGATAACGGTACCCCTTGTGGCCGACGCCTTATTCGGAGCCTTTGTCATAAGCTTTATCTTCTGTATGGGTGAACTGGGAACAGCCATCATGGTCTATCCGCCGGGCACTTCGCTGCTTCCCATCAAGATCTTCACCATCATGGCGAACGCCCCGCAAAGCCTGACAAGCGCCATGTGCCTGGTGGCGCTGCTGTTCACCGGGAGCGTAACAGGGGGCCTGTTTGCCCTCTGGTACATTAAGAGAAGAGTAACTGCACGCTATGGCAGAAGTTGA
- a CDS encoding extracellular solute-binding protein: MKEKLYKILALLLVTLSTGCGGGNEGEVVVYTSVDQVFAEPILHDFERETGIKVKAVFDTEETKSTGVLNRLIAEANNPQCDLFWSGDPVRANVLKQKGISQPFSPEAAQTIPGHFIDEEKHWTGFSSRARVLIYNKDLLPANQVPTSIFDLTKEEYRGKVTVANPLFGTTSFHMAAIFAALGDEQAKKWLDDLKANNVVIATSNGDVKKRVANGEVWLGLTDTDDANEAMKEGAPIGVVFLGQQDIGTLIIPNTLSLIKGSPNPEEAQRLANYLMSEETQLKLAHSSAQMPLSKGVEVPEGVFSLDKVKPMRVDYDKSSKKLEEIQPYLKEWVETNM, from the coding sequence ATGAAGGAAAAGCTATACAAAATCCTTGCGCTGCTCTTGGTTACTCTTAGCACGGGTTGCGGCGGGGGCAACGAAGGGGAGGTTGTGGTGTATACTTCCGTGGATCAGGTGTTCGCCGAGCCAATCCTGCATGATTTTGAGAGGGAGACCGGTATCAAAGTAAAGGCTGTATTTGACACCGAGGAAACAAAATCCACCGGGGTGCTCAACAGGTTGATCGCAGAGGCCAATAATCCCCAATGCGACCTTTTCTGGAGCGGGGACCCGGTCCGAGCCAATGTCCTGAAGCAAAAAGGCATCAGCCAGCCCTTCTCTCCGGAGGCCGCCCAGACCATTCCCGGTCACTTTATTGATGAGGAGAAACACTGGACAGGCTTTTCCTCCCGGGCCAGAGTCCTTATCTACAACAAAGACCTCCTTCCTGCCAATCAGGTGCCCACTTCCATCTTCGACCTGACCAAAGAGGAGTATCGGGGAAAAGTGACAGTTGCCAATCCCCTTTTTGGCACCACCTCTTTTCACATGGCGGCCATTTTCGCTGCGCTAGGGGATGAGCAGGCAAAGAAGTGGCTCGATGACCTGAAGGCAAACAACGTGGTGATAGCCACCAGCAACGGAGATGTAAAGAAGCGGGTTGCCAATGGGGAGGTATGGCTCGGTCTTACCGACACGGATGATGCCAACGAGGCCATGAAGGAAGGGGCACCCATAGGTGTCGTGTTTTTAGGGCAGCAAGACATTGGCACCTTGATTATCCCTAACACCCTTTCCTTAATAAAGGGCTCTCCCAACCCTGAGGAGGCCCAAAGGCTGGCAAACTATCTGATGAGTGAGGAGACACAGTTAAAACTGGCACACTCGAGTGCCCAGATGCCGCTGAGCAAAGGGGTAGAAGTGCCGGAGGGCGTGTTCTCCCTTGATAAGGTAAAGCCGATGCGGGTGGATTATGACAAGTCGTCCAAAAAGCTGGAGGAAATTCAGCCTTACCTGAAAGAATGGGTGGAAACAAACATGTAA
- a CDS encoding chromate resistance protein ChrB domain-containing protein, with product MKWITRERPKIDRLACPWLIKRFIDAKAEIIYVPAKEVIAQAKALQAIPFDVPDVEFSHYEDRCTFDYFIEKYNLKDAALHTMALAVRGADTDNHSISSQSAGLWAISAGLAFNFRDDYELLERGMLIYDALYSWAKYLQNEKHTQNPTESLLQRVLHQHLAQEEETHRKMPDWGLPLKKIIQDQIDRNLVPNLTKISEELDLHPAYLSRQFPKYFDSLTFGEYIRKLRIEKAIHLLYHTSHSLSEIAYLVGFSDQSHFSRMFKSQTGVKPSNFRKGIIKGKEIAKG from the coding sequence ATGAAGTGGATTACCCGAGAGCGCCCCAAGATTGACCGCCTGGCCTGCCCCTGGTTAATCAAGAGGTTTATCGACGCGAAGGCCGAAATCATATACGTGCCAGCCAAAGAGGTGATAGCGCAGGCTAAGGCGCTGCAGGCTATTCCCTTTGACGTACCCGATGTCGAGTTCAGCCACTACGAAGACCGCTGCACCTTCGACTATTTTATCGAGAAGTATAACCTCAAAGACGCCGCCTTGCATACCATGGCCCTGGCCGTACGCGGGGCAGACACAGACAACCACAGCATCAGCAGCCAATCCGCCGGCCTATGGGCTATATCCGCCGGCCTTGCCTTTAACTTCAGGGATGACTATGAGCTGCTTGAAAGGGGCATGCTTATCTACGATGCCCTCTACAGCTGGGCTAAGTACCTGCAAAATGAGAAGCATACCCAGAACCCGACAGAGAGCCTGTTGCAGCGGGTGCTCCATCAGCACCTTGCCCAGGAAGAGGAAACCCACAGGAAAATGCCAGACTGGGGCCTTCCTTTAAAAAAAATCATCCAGGACCAGATAGACAGGAACCTGGTCCCCAACCTGACTAAGATATCAGAGGAACTGGATCTGCACCCGGCTTATCTGTCCCGCCAGTTCCCCAAGTACTTCGACAGCCTCACGTTTGGGGAGTACATCCGGAAGCTTCGTATTGAAAAGGCCATTCATCTGCTCTATCATACAAGTCATTCCCTATCCGAGATCGCTTACCTGGTCGGCTTCTCTGACCAAAGCCACTTTTCCAGGATGTTCAAAAGCCAAACCGGTGTGAAACCCTCTAATTTCAGAAAAGGGATCATAAAAGGTAAAGAAATTGCAAAAGGTTAA
- the chrA gene encoding chromate efflux transporter, whose product MKESPGTTVIRQTKIQIFLRFLKFGFLAWGGPVAQIAMIKRELVEEEEWVSKERFNRILAVYQVLPGPEAHELCVYFGMVAGGRLGGFLAGLAFMLPGFVLMLLLTWLYVSIGIDSPILKAVFIGFQAAVIALIFAAVHRIGKHSLTNVKLIAVAAAAFIAYFCGVGFFIVLPLAGLAYVFWMKGQRAYVALCGAALAIASVLLFNPEVLQLQTAAPVPETGSSTSSYSPLAVFWAGLKAGLLTFGGAYTVIPFIQQDAVINYGWLTNRQFIDGIALSGVLPAPLIIFSTFVGYFGAGWLGTVIMTFAIFLPAFSFTLLGHGLMEKVIENKALHSFLDGVTAGVVGLIAMTAIQLFRTTITDWFTLFVFAVSLLMLYRIKSKFTVVFVILGAGLIGMLWHTIV is encoded by the coding sequence ATGAAAGAATCTCCAGGCACGACTGTTATTCGTCAGACGAAAATACAGATTTTCCTACGCTTCCTAAAGTTCGGGTTTCTTGCCTGGGGCGGCCCGGTGGCACAGATAGCCATGATAAAGCGGGAATTGGTGGAAGAGGAAGAGTGGGTGTCTAAGGAACGGTTCAACAGAATTCTTGCCGTTTACCAAGTGCTGCCTGGGCCAGAGGCACACGAATTGTGCGTCTATTTCGGGATGGTCGCAGGAGGCAGGCTTGGCGGGTTTCTCGCAGGGCTTGCCTTTATGCTTCCCGGCTTTGTCCTCATGCTGCTGCTCACGTGGCTTTACGTCAGCATCGGGATTGACTCTCCAATACTTAAGGCTGTTTTTATAGGTTTCCAAGCCGCGGTTATCGCCCTTATCTTTGCAGCCGTTCACCGGATAGGGAAACACTCGCTTACAAACGTGAAATTGATTGCGGTGGCTGCAGCCGCTTTCATTGCCTACTTCTGCGGAGTGGGTTTCTTTATTGTTCTCCCCCTGGCAGGGCTGGCCTATGTCTTCTGGATGAAGGGGCAAAGAGCCTATGTCGCCCTTTGCGGGGCAGCGCTTGCCATTGCCAGTGTCCTGCTGTTCAACCCTGAAGTGCTGCAGCTACAGACTGCCGCACCCGTACCTGAAACGGGCTCATCTACAAGTAGCTATTCGCCCCTTGCTGTCTTTTGGGCAGGATTGAAGGCGGGCCTGCTGACCTTTGGCGGCGCGTATACCGTTATTCCGTTTATTCAGCAGGACGCGGTCATCAACTATGGCTGGCTAACGAACCGACAGTTTATTGATGGCATTGCGCTTTCCGGTGTACTTCCCGCGCCACTTATCATCTTCTCTACCTTTGTGGGGTACTTTGGGGCGGGGTGGCTTGGGACAGTGATTATGACGTTCGCCATCTTTCTCCCCGCTTTCTCCTTTACCCTCCTGGGACATGGCTTGATGGAAAAGGTAATCGAGAACAAGGCGCTGCACAGCTTCCTGGACGGGGTAACTGCTGGGGTGGTAGGGTTGATAGCGATGACGGCGATTCAGCTTTTCAGAACAACCATTACAGATTGGTTTACCCTATTCGTGTTCGCTGTATCCCTGCTTATGCTGTACCGGATCAAATCAAAATTCACAGTGGTGTTTGTAATTCTGGGTGCTGGACTGATAGGTATGCTTTGGCACACGATTGTATAA
- a CDS encoding beta-barrel fold lipoprotein gives MKKLSFFSLLLCIILLFTGCDKDSDDPVLPDTATYRVDYSQSGDYEKFIKIITIGGGDFKVRGTTEAMPPVLFDGNLSGASYSYEADNVRELTIHAANEFSAVEDGPASMQMRFVIYKNGKQIDVKSFNYNEASGEKNEYLHYKASE, from the coding sequence ATGAAAAAGCTGTCTTTCTTCTCCCTTCTGTTGTGCATAATTCTACTTTTTACTGGTTGTGACAAAGACAGTGATGACCCGGTGCTGCCCGATACAGCTACCTATCGGGTCGATTACAGCCAGTCTGGGGATTATGAGAAATTCATTAAGATTATTACTATTGGAGGTGGCGATTTCAAAGTTAGGGGCACTACCGAAGCTATGCCGCCCGTATTATTTGATGGGAACCTTTCGGGGGCGTCCTATTCCTATGAGGCGGATAATGTAAGGGAACTCACCATACACGCTGCCAATGAATTTAGTGCTGTGGAGGATGGTCCTGCTTCCATGCAGATGCGCTTTGTTATTTACAAGAACGGCAAGCAGATTGATGTGAAGTCCTTCAATTACAATGAGGCTTCAGGAGAAAAGAACGAGTACTTGCATTACAAAGCAAGTGAATGA